In Capricornis sumatraensis isolate serow.1 chromosome 2, serow.2, whole genome shotgun sequence, the DNA window gaaactggaatcgagattgccgggagaaatagcaatactCTCAGATATGCTGATTACACCACCTttgtggaagaaagtgaagaactaaagagcttcttgatgaaattaaaagaggagagtgaaaaagctggcttaaagctcaacattcagaaactaaagatcatagcatctggttccatcagttcagttcagttcagtctctcagttgtgtccaactctttgcaatcccatgaatcacagctccctgtccatcaccaactcccagagtttactcagactcatgtccatcgagtcagtgatgccatccagccatctcatcctctgtcatccctttatcttcctgcccccaatccctcccagcatcagagtcttttccaatgagtcaactcttcgcatgaggtggcgaaagtattggaatttcagctttagcatcagtccttccaatcaacacccaggactgatctcatttagggtggactggttggatctcgttgcagtccaagggactctcaagagtcttctccagcatcacagttcaaaagcatcaattcttcggtgctcagctttcttcacagtccaactctcacatccatacatgaccaaaggaaaaaccataggcttgacagatggacctttgttggcaaagtaatgtctctgattttgaatatgctatctaggttggtcctaactttcctttcaaggagtaagcatcttttaattttgtggcagtaatcaccatctgcagtgattttggagccccccaaaataaagtctgacactgtttccactgtttccccatctatttcccatgaagtgatgggaccagatgccatcatcttagttttctgaatgttgagctttaagccaacatttactctcctcttttactttcatcaagaggttttttagttcctcttcactttctaccatgagggtgttgtcatctgcatatctaaggttattgatatttctcccggcaatctggattcctgcttgggcttcctccagcccaacttttctcataatgtaccctgcatataattaaataagcagtgtgacaatatacagccttgacgtacgcctttcccaatttggaatcagtctgttgttccatgtccagttctaagtgttgctttctgacctgcatataggtttctccagaggtaggtcaggtggtctggtttgcccatctgtttcagaattttccacagtttattgtgatccacacagtcaaaggctttggcagagtcaataaagcagaaatggatgtttttttctggaatattcttgcttttttgctggccccatcactccatggcaaatagatggggaaacaatgaaaacagcgagagactttattttctttggctccaaaatcactgcagccatgaaattaaaagacacttgctccttgggagaaagctAGAcagcaatctagacagcatatgaaaaagcagagaccaacaaaggtctgtctagttaaagctatggtttttccagtagtgatgtatggatgggagagttagacctaaagaaagctgaacaccgaagaattgatgctgttgaactgtggtgttagagaaaactcttgagagtcccttggacagcaaggagatccaaccagtccatcctaaaggagatcagtcctgaatattcattggaaggactgatgctgaacctgaaactccaatactttggccacctgatgcgaaaaatggactgcttggaaaagaccctgatgctgggaaagactgaagtcaggaggagaaagggacggcagaggatgagatggatggatggcatcaccgacttgatgggcatgagtttgagcaatctccaggagttgatgatggacagggaagtctggcgggctgcagtccatggtgtcatgaagagccagacaggactgagtgactgaattgactgactgatAGACTGgctaaactgtacacttaaaattagCTACAACCAAAAGATTACTTTTAGACACAAACACGATAAAAGTTGTTAAGCATTGGTAAAAGTTAAGGCAGAATcagaatttaaaatgtaatatgatCTTGAATGTAAAGTGTTTATTCTACACCTATGGCATTAATATAACTAGAGTTATGCCAATTATATTTTGGAGTTCAATGATGAGATAACAGTAAACTCAAGTTTTAATCAGCCAGTAGATATAAAATGAGAATGAACTATGCTGCAGCAACCTGCAAAGTATAGAATGGGTTTCAgttcgcttcagttcagttcagtcgctcagtcctgtccaactctttgtgaccccgtaaatCTCAGCataccagtcctccctgtccatcaccaaatcccagaatttactcaaactcatgtccatcgagtcggtgatgtcatccagccatctcatcctgtcggccccttctcctcctgacttgaatctttcccagcatcagggtcttttccaatcagtcaactctttgcatgaggtggccaaagcactggagtttcagctttagcatcagtccttccaatgaatatctaggactgatctcctttaggatggactggttggatctccttgctgtccaagggactctgaagagtcttctccaacaccacagttcaaaagcatcaattcttcggcgctcagctttcttcacagtccaactcaaacatccatacgtgaccactggaaaaaccatggccttaatagacagacatttgttggcaaattgatttctctgcttttgaatatgctatctaggttggtcataactttccttccaaggagtaagtcttttaatttcatggctgcaatcatcatttgcagtgattttggagcccaaaaaataaagtctgatactgtttccactgttttcccatctatttcccatgaagtgatgggaccggatgccatgatcttattttctgagtgttgagctttaagccaactttttcactctcctctttcactctcatcaagaggctttttagttcctcttcaccttctgccataagggtggtgtcatctgcatatctgaggttattgatatttctcctggcaaccttgattccagtttgggcttcttccagcccagcatttctcatgatgtactctgcatataagttaagggtgacaatatgcagccttgacatactcctttcccatttgggatcagtctgttgttccatgtccagttctaaatgttgcttcctgacctgcatataggtttctcaagaggtagggtggtctggtttgcccatctctttcagaattttccacagtttattgtgattcacacagtcaaaggctttggcatagtcaataaagcagaaatagatgtctttctggaacactcttgctttttccatgatccagcagatgttggcaatttgagctctggttcctctgcgttttcgaaaaccagcttgaacatcaggaagttcacggttcacgtattgctgaagcttggcttggagaattttgaggattactttactagcatgtgagatgagtgcaattgtgcggtagtttgagcattctttggcattggctttctttgggattggaatgaaaactgatcttttccagtcctgtggccactgttgagtattccaaatttgctggcaaaccACTTTTAGCATTATGCAGCTATCTTCACTGTAGTCTGATATATAGGTTAACACAGACATAATGATAATCTCTAGggtcttaaaataattttcttccagaCTTTTAGAGAATTTCTACTCCATGCAGTATTGGATCAGCTTTCACGACTTATTCCAAAGTcataattgatgtttttctacTAAGAACTACTGATTTCTTTCATACCATTAGGTATGAAATAATGACAATAAATCTCCAGTTGTACAGGAAAGCAAAGActgtggttttccatttcctttagaAATGTTCATTGAAATAGTAGACAGCCGAAGTTTTGTCTTGTGAAAagacatgtgaaagtgaaagtcactcagtcctgtctgactctttgtgacttcctgGACAATAGgcgccatggaattctccaggccaaaatactggaatgggtaacctttcccttctccagggaatctttccaacccagggatcgaacccaggtctcctgcattgcaggtggatcaatgactaaaaatgaaatgagaaaatacaacAAGGGATAGAGGAAGAGGGAGCCGGGAGTGGGGAaagtgggagaagagaaggaggggtaagtggagggaaagagaggtggctggggagggaagggggaaggaatgaaagaaagaaggaaaagcagagaaaggaggaagaggtCAGGAGGAAACAGggtagagaaaaagagaggaagaagggagtgTGGGAAAAGAAGGGAGTGTGGGAAACATCATTCTTACAGCTCAAGAAGAAAAGGAGTGTCTGTAATGGCTGAAAACTGGAGAACTCCTCAAAGAAACAGGCGTTACATCAAGTGAATACAGTAAACTGGCAGAGATAGAAACAATTTGACAGGAAGTCTAGAAATGAGAAGGAACAGGAACAAGTGAGCGAAGACCTTGGAGTGTGTTTCAGTTGACCATTGTGAGCAGCAATCTGCTCACTGGGCTATTAGCCCCTCCTCATGTCTCCTGAGCAAAGAAGCAAGAAGACTGAGAGCTGTGATCAGAGACACAGGGCACGTCCCCCTGCCCCTACAGAGTGCAGACCACCATCTCCAAAGGACAACGTCCTGGGCATGACCATGGGAGTGAATGACTCTACCAAAGGGAGACCAGTTAAGGAGGCTGCTGGGCTCTGCATCCAGGCCATGTTGGTCCACAGAGAATGAGGATGGAGCTCTGAATGGGCAGGTTAAGCCTGAGGGGCCAGGCTCCCAGGGAGTATGGGACAGAGAGCAGGGAGCTGTGCTCACCACCCAGAAAGGGCACCTCCTCTCTCTACCATCTGCTCTCTGCTTCAGCCACCAGGACCTCCATCCTTATTCAGAGATGTCTGTGCTGACAAGGCCCCATTTCTTAGGGTCACAAGTAGTCAGGACAGTGTCACCTGTCAGGTTGGATGGTGAACTTTGGGTGTCAGGCATCATGTTGACTCCCTGGGGCTCCCAGGTACTGTCTGAGGGGAGAAACCCAGGACAGGGAGCACTTGGAGCGTCTGAAGCAGGAGCACAGGTGCTCCCTGCTGCCTTGTTGGGTGGTGGCATCAGTGAacagaaggggaggggaggaacagCCCCACTGCAGGATTGAGGGGAATCATGGTCTTCCTAACTCTTCTAATTGGCTGTGGGGATGTCCAGGCTATCTCCAAGGCTGTGTCCTAAGGCCCCCCTGCTGGGTGGTCCAGGGGAGATATCTGAACACTTACTTACATTAGGTTCAGCAACAACTTGAAGGAGAGGCCTCAAAATCTGTCTAGTCTATGCATTTTCACTGGAGGATGTTGAATTTGGGACATCCAGACTGTTCAAAGATTCTCTGTTCATTTGGCTGCTCACTGTGTTACCCAGAGTTCAAGATTATGGCCTTGCTTCATCTTTGCCCTGTTACTTTTCTGCTGGCAAAAGAGCCTTGCTCATTACTGCATCTCATACTTGCAATGTATGCTCCATGAAGTGCTCCTACGAAGGGTTGAATGAAAGTTTGGATGAAAAAAAATGAGCTGGATGTATGAGGGATGAATTCCTCAAACCAAAGCCTGTACCTCTGCCAGAACCCTCTTGTCCTGTCTTGAACATCCAGTCTCTCTGATCACCCTCCTTCATGCGGCTGAGTGTCTCTGCCCCAGTTGCCACAGGGCATCCTTCACGTCCTTGTTTCTCAGGCTGTAGATGAGGGGGTTGAGCATCGGGATGACCAGGGTGTAGAAGACGGAGACCACCTTGCCCTGCTCCATGGACGCCACAGCCCCCGGCTGGGCATACATGACAAAAAGGGTCCCATAAAAGAGGGACACAGCTGTCATGTGGGAGCCGCAGGTGGAGAAGAGCTTGTGCCTCCCTCCTCCTGAGCGCATCCTCAGGATGGTCACTGTGATGTAGCCATAGGAGGTGAGGACCATGAGGGTGGTGCCCACGATGATGAGGCCACAGAGGCCAAACATGACCAGCTCACTGATGGTAGTGTCGGCACAGGCAAGCTTGAGCAGAGGTGGCACATCACAGAAGAAGTGGTCGATGTGGCTGGAGCTGCAGAACGGGAGGCTGAATGTGAAGCTGGTCTGCAGGATGGAGTTGAGGCAGCCCCCACAGTAGCAGCCCAGCACCAGACGGGCACAGACCAAGGGGCGCATGGAGATGGGGTAGCGCAGGGGGCTGCAGATGGCCAcgaagcggtcataggccatcgcGGCCAGGAGGAACCCCTCAGTCGTAAGGaacagggagaggaggaagaactGGGTGGCACAGCCCCCTAAGGTGATGACCTTGGAGGAGGACAGGAGGTCAGTGAGCGTCTTAGGGTAGATGACAGACGAGTAGcccaagtccaggaaggagaggtTCTTGAGGAAGAAGTACATTGGGGAGTGCAGACGGGCATCCAGGGTGATGACCACCATCATGGCGAGGTTCCCCATGACGGCCACCATGTACAGAGCCAGAAACAGAGCAAAGAGTAGGGCCTGGGTCTGCAGACCACCCTGAAATCCATCCAGCACAAACTCCTGCAGAGGCATCACTGAGAGGTTTCCGTTTCTGTGGAGTGACATGGCCCTGATCATGACACAGGCCAGAGGGCAGGCGGGAGGCAGGGAGCGGGCGCAGGTCAATGTCACATGGTCGTCCTCCCTTGGAGATCAAGGACTTTCAGCACCTCACTGCCCACTGACCAAGAGACCATCAACTGCCCAGTTCTGCTTCCAGATGAATACAGACTGACCTGAAAAGAGAACATTTCCCCTTATTCATTAATGCATAAATGTGGAAGTTCCTCTCTCTCTGGGTGACTCTGAGCTGCTGTTATGGGGTGTGTAGTGGCTGCCAGGAGCTTTGGAGGCTGAAAACTTGAAGTGTGAGGACTGTTGCAATCTCCTCCGTCTCTTCTCAATAAATGCTTTCCATCTCCATAGGGATGTTCCTGAGCTGTGTAATGTCCACTCCTCACTCAAGTATCTAATCCTGCACTTTCCTGCCTTATTAATTCATTCACtgattttataaatgtttattgaacacctcATGCCAGCCTGGTGGTGTGTGGTTGATGATTGTACCTCCAGGCCAGGCTGGGACCAGAGCAGGAACCAGCACCAACCAGGAAAATTTCTCTCAGTCTGTCCTGCAGACCCTGAGTCCCATGGAGCATCAGTGTGTGAACCTGGACCACAGCTGCATTCTGTCTGCAGAGCACTGTGCATCCTTGAGCATCTCAAGGGGCCTCAAACCAAAGTCctgatgtttaaaaatatgagaagGGGGACACCAGGCAGACCCTGAGATCTATCTTGGCATGATGGCAAACATCAACAGAACTGTTTGCATCCTTGAGAAAGTAGGGATTTTTTCTTGCAATGTACAGATAGCAGACAATTTATGGGGAGGGGACAGCCAAGCTTCATGGCCTGAGAAGCAGCAGGGCAGGGCTGTGACACATTTGGGATGTGGGGATGTCTTCCTCCTGTCCTTACTTCTATGCCCCTGGTTTCTCAGCATATCTCATATAGTCATTGCTTGGAGCAGTGGGAGCCTCCAACACAGTCACATCTGCTCAGGGTCTGGGTCCTCCTGCTGGGTGCTGCTTCCTGTCCCTGTCACAGCCCAGACCTCCCTTGTCCACACTGGATGGTGCTGACCACCACACCGTCATGGGACATGGGGACCCGCTGTGTGCTGGCCAGAGGAATGGTTGGAGATTCAGCCTAGAGAGGGAGCAGTGGGAAGGAGGGCGGGCACAGCACCACAGTGCCACTCAGGAAGGTGAGGAGGATCACGGAGAGGATGTAATCTATGTCAGAGCAAACCGCACAGTTCCTAAAGGGCAGGTCCGCAGCATGGTGGAGCTGGCTGCCTTTGCAAGGAGCGAGCTCCCGTGCACTGGGGGTGTGCAGTCAGAGGCTGGGTGGTCAGTGATGCCTGTGGAGCAGTGATGACCCCATGTTCCCTCTTAGGTTAAAGTTCTCTTGGAGGATGATCTATAAGAGCCCATAGTTTGCAACCAAAAGTGTTACAAGGTATAAGGGTTAGTGGTCCCGCTTTCCCCTCCTGGGAGACTTAAGTCTAATCTTTTCATGATAGCAGAGAAGAACAGTCTGTCTGACATATGCAGGCAGGGTCCACTCAAATTTGAATTTGGATATGTGCACTGAGGTTGGACAGGGTGCTGCCCTACCCATGTTGGCCACAAGCCCTATGCACCGAGGCCtgtcctgcacacacacacacacatacacacacacacaccctgtctgTCCGCCCAGGTCCTCACCTCATAATAATCTCAAAGTGACCAgagtgaccaccttcacccactATCCCCAGATTGGTGACCTTGCTGTTATGTCCCTGAGGGTTCccagctttatttatttggctgtttccTGGGACAGTTCATCCACCTCAGGGGTCTTGAGTCATCACAACAGTGACTCCTCGCATGCCTGGGGAGCACATGAGGACTGCTTGGCACTTTCACCTGGGAAGCGAAGCTTCTAAGCTTGTTTTGGAAAACTGAACACATTCTTCTGGCTTGTTGGGATAACCAAGTGGGGCACTGTAGTGGCTTCAGTAAATCTGCCTCTGAGTTGAGCCTGACAAACACCTCCAGGGTGAAGCAGAGAAATCCAGCGCTGCTTTGGAGGATCTATTGAATATTTGTAGTGGCTGTGTCCTGAATCCTTCCCTTGCAAACTCTCATCACTCAAGAGTGATCTGAGCTCCTGCAGCACCAGCACTGCCTGATGCTTGTTGGGTTCAGGATCTCAGGCCAATGACTTAAAATCCACCTTTGTCCGAGGACCCCTGATTATATCTACTCTCGTTAAGCTCAGACCTGCTGCCCTAACTTCCCCTGCCCAGGGCAGTGGGGAGTGGGGGACCTTGTTGTCCAGGATCCAGGCCCCTAGGACTCACCTGTCAGTGATGCTGACCGCGCCCTGCTGAGTGATGACCACACTGCTCCTGTGATGTCAGGAGGGGCATGGCTCACCCAGGACACTGTGCTCCCGGGGAGGACAGAACTCCTGATCAGGTCTCTGCTGATGATAATGATGTGGTGCTGAGAGGCCCCCCCTTGTCCACCTCTGGCCTCCTATGAATGGAAGTGAGAGTGAGGAGGGGACACACAAGTGAAGCTGGCTCTGCCTGCAGGAACTCCTGGGTCTTGATAGaagcagagaaggggatggaCTCAGTCACCTGACTCTTCACATTATCTGTCCCCCGGGCAACATGTCAGGTTCCTGTACCTTGGGGTCACTCTGCTGGGAAGATGCTCTCTATTTTCAGGGCTGGGACTTGAGGCCTCGAATGGCCAATTAGGTGAGACCTGGGCTTCTGAGTGCACTGGGACTCACAACCCCCTGGGTCCCGGGAGCTGGCAATCCTGTGGCCAATCGTCCTTTGATGCATCTCAGTCCAgtacagaggaggcaagaagatTGAAGTCCATGATGGAGTCCTGAGTGTGGGTAGGCAAACAGTAGAGAAACGCAGACAATTTATACGGACTCTACAGACGTCCTTGGAAAGATCTCCCTGGGCAGCAGGTGGAATCACCTGGCCCacagccctttctcctcctctgccccATCCTCATCTGTTCTTGTGAGGAAAAGTGACAGGTGGGGAGTCTGTACCCAGGGCAATAGCACAGCCCTTTCAATGACACCTGTTACCATTATGATCCTTTTTCATGATAAAATTGTCCTGTTTTTGGCTATTTGGATTCTCTTCACAGCAGCCCTACACTCACTGAATATAGCTTAAATATATCACATCcattaatacaaaatattttaatcccagtgcttcttccagcccaggatttctcatgatgtactctgcatataagttaagtaagcagggtgaccatatacaaccttgatgtactgcttttcctatttggaaccagtctgttgttccatgtccagttctaactattgcttcctgacctgcatatacgtttctcaagaggcaggtcaggttggtctggtattcccatctctttcagaaatatccgccttttattgtgatccacatagtcaaaggctctggcattgccaataaagcagaaatagatgttttttttttctggaactctcttgctgtttcgacgatccagcagatgttggctatttaatctctggttcctctgtgttttctaaaaccagcttgaacatctggaagttcatggttcacgtattgctgaagcctggcttggagaattttgagcattactttactagcatgtgagatgagtgcaattgtgtggtagtttgagcattctttggcattgcctttctttgggattggaatgaaaactgaccttttccagtcctgtggccactgttgaattttccaaacttgctggcatattgagtgcagtactttcacagcatcctctgtcaggatttgaaacagctcaactggaattccatcacctccactagctttgttcgtagtgatgctttctaaggcccacttgacttcacattccaggacgtctggctctagatgagtgatcactccatcttgattatctgggtcgtgaagaccttttttgtacagttcttctgtgtattcttgccacgtcttgttaatatcttctgcttctgtgaggtccataccatttctgtcctttattgaacccatctttgcatgaaatgttcccttggtatctctaattttcttgaagagatctctagtctttcccattctgttgtttccctctatttctttggattgatcactgaggaaggctttcttatctgttcttgctattctttggaactctgcattcagatgcttacatctttccttttctccttggccttttgcttctcttcttttcacagctatttgtaaggcctccccagacagccattttgtttttttgcatttcttttccatggggatggtcttgatccctgtctcctgtacaatgtcacgaaactcagtccatagttcatcaggcactctatctatcaaatctagtcccttaaatctatttctcacttccactgtataatcatcagggatttgatttagttcatacctgaatggtctagtgaattgaagtgaagtcacttagtcgtgtccgactctttgtgaccccatggaatacatgtagcctaccagtctcctctgtccatgggatattccaggcaacagtactggcgtggattgccatttccttctccaggagatcttcccgacccagggattgaacccggtctcccacattatagacagacgcttaaccatctggTGGTTTTCcgtattttcttcaatttaagtctgaatttggccaaaaggggctcatgatctgagccacagtcagctcctggtcttgattttgctccctgtatagagcttcttcatctttggctgcagagaatataatcaatctgatttcggtgttgaccatctggtgatgttcatgcgtagagtcttctcttgtgttttggaagagggtgtttgctatgaccagtgcattttcttggcaaaactctattagtctttgtcttGCTTCAATCCGTAgtccaaggccaaaattgcctgttagtccaggtgtttcttgacttcctacttttgcattccactcccctataatgaaaaggacatcttttgggggtgttagttctaaaaggtcttgtaggtcttcatagaaccattcaaatttagcttcttcagcattactggttggggcatagacttggattactgtgatattgaatggtttgccttggaaacgaacagagatcattctgtcatttttgagactgcatccaagtactgtatttcagactcttgttgaccatgatggctactccatttcttctgagggattcctgcccgcagtagtagatataatggtcatctgagttaaattcacccattccagtccattttagttcgctgattcctagaatgtcgatgttcactcttgccgtctcctgtttgaccacttccaatttgccttgattcgtggacctaacattccaggttcctatgcaatattgctctttacagcatcagaccttgcttctatcaccagtcacatgcacagctgggtattgtttttgctttggctccatccttcattcttcctggagttatttcttcactgatctccagtagcatattgggcatctactgacctggagagttcctcttttggtatcctatcattttgccttttcatgctgttcatgggttctcaaggcaagaagactgaagtggcttgccattcccttctccagtggaccacattctgtcagacctctccaccacaacctgctcatcttgggtggccccacagggcatggcttagtttcattgagttagacaaggctgtggtcctagtgtgattagattggctagttttctgtgagtatggttttagtgtgtctgccctctgatgccctcttgcaacacctaccatcttacttgagtttctcttaccttgggcgtggggtatctcttcacggctgctccagcaaagtgcagccactgctccttatcttgtataaggggtatctcctcaccgccgcccctcctgactttgaacgtggagtagctcctctaggccctattgctcagctattaaaaagaatgcatttgaatatgttctaatgaggtggatgaaactgaagcctattatacagagtgagtaagtcaaaaagaaaaacaccaatacagtatattaacacatttttatggaatttagaaaga includes these proteins:
- the LOC138070776 gene encoding olfactory receptor 9S13-like; this encodes MSLHRNGNLSVMPLQEFVLDGFQGGLQTQALLFALFLALYMVAVMGNLAMMVVITLDARLHSPMYFFLKNLSFLDLGYSSVIYPKTLTDLLSSSKVITLGGCATQFFLLSLFLTTEGFLLAAMAYDRFVAICSPLRYPISMRPLVCARLVLGCYCGGCLNSILQTSFTFSLPFCSSSHIDHFFCDVPPLLKLACADTTISELVMFGLCGLIIVGTTLMVLTSYGYITVTILRMRSGGGRHKLFSTCGSHMTAVSLFYGTLFVMYAQPGAVASMEQGKVVSVFYTLVIPMLNPLIYSLRNKDVKDALWQLGQRHSMVERGGALSGW